GCGTTCCAACTCCTCGCGCAGCGCATCGACCGATACCGTGTAATCCACGTAGAGAAACGCCGTGCCCATGATGTCCGAACTCTCGCGCGTCCAGTTCTGAAACGTGTTTTCGATGAAGTAGCTCAACGGCACGATCAGTCGCCGCAGGTCCCAGATCTTCACCACGACATACGTCGTCGTGATCTCTTCGATGCGCCCCCACTCACCTTGCACGATCACCACATCGTCCAGACGAATCGGCTCGGTCATCGCAATCTGCATGCCAGCGAGGAAGTTCGACGCCGTGGACTTCGCCGCCGTCGCCAGCAGCAACGAAGCCACACCGGCAGACGCCAGCAAACCGGATCCATACTGCCAGATGCGCGGATTCTTGAAGGTCCACAGCAGCGCTCCCGCCGTCAGCACAATGACCAGGCCGATGGCCGTGCGCCGAAACACCTGAAACTGCGTATGCATCCGCCGCGCGCGCACATTGTTCTGCGCATTCAGATCGAACTTCCGCAGGAATAGCCGTTCCAACACATAGACGCAACCCACCGCGAACCAGCCCACCGAAACAACCGTCGCCATCAGCAGCCCGTGGTGAATCGACGCCTCAATTTTGTCCGGCATCGCTGGGAGCAACGGCAGCGTGATCGAAACGCACGATAAAAGGAAGATCACACGCGCTGGTCGCCCAAGGTGCGTCTGTATCCCCAGCCCCAGGCCAACGCTCTGCGCTTCCTTGCGACGCAACAGCCGAAACAACACATAATGCACGACGTTCGCCAGCACGATCGCTGCGCAAAAAACGAACAGCACAAGAAACCAGCGGTGCTGGAAGTGGATTCCGAGCATCCACACCTCCCAAATTCATTGTTGTGTTTGGCCCCTGAAACACGCCGCCGGTCGCGCGCAACGCCCGCTCCTCTGCTTAGAGCCGAGAACCGCGCTATCGGCTGCCTGCGACCTTCGCCCGCGCGCGACATCTATACTTGTACCTATGTCGCAGACCGCACTCCCGACCACTCTCGGACAGCTCAAGGCCGATCCTCGCTTCACTCCCGAACGCGTCAACCGCAGCGTGAAAGACGAGATTCGCGACAACCTGATCGTGCGTCTGCGCGAGACCGCCACCGGCGGCCCGAAGGCCGGTGAGTCCCTCTTCCCCGGCATCGTCGGTTATGACGACACCGTCATCCCACATGTAGTGAACGCGCTGCTCTCGCGCCACAACTTCATCCTGCTCGGCCTGCGTGGTCAGGCGAAGACGCGCATCCTGCGCGGCGTCACCACGCTGCTCGATCCGCAGGTACCCTACGTCGCCGGCAGCGAACTGCGCGACAACCCCTACACGCCGCTGAGCAAGTTCTCGCGCGACCTCATCACCTCGCTCGGCGATGACACCCCGATCGCGTGGCTCACGCCGGAAGACCGCTACGTTGAAAAGCTCGCGACCCCGGACGTTACGGTAGCCGATCTCATCGGCGACGTCGATCCCATCAAGGCAGCACGTAGCGGCCACGAACTCGGCAGCGAGCTCACCATGCACTACGGGCTGCTCCCGCGCGCCAACCGCGGCATCTTCGCCATCAACGAAGTGCCCGACCTCGCCGGCAAGATTCAGGTCGCGCTCTTCAACATCATGCAAGAGGGCGACGTGCAGATTAAGGGCTATCCCGTCCGCCTGCAGCTCGACGTGGCGATTATGTTCTCCGCAAACCCCGAGGACTACACCGCGCGCGGCAAGATCGTTACGCCGCTCAAGGACCGTATCGGCAGCGAGATTCGGACGCACTACCCCGAGTCGCTCGAGGAAGCCATCAGCATCACCGAGCAGGAAGCCTGGACCGCACGCACCTACGCACCGGGTGAAGAGTCGATCTCCAACATCGAGATCCCCTTCTACATCCGTCAGGTCGTTGAAGGCATCGCCTTCGCCGCACGCGAAGACAAGAAGGTCGACAAGCGCTCGGGCGTCTCGCAGCGCCTGCCCATCAGCGTGATGGAGCTTGTCGTTTCGAACGCCGAACGCCGCGCACTCATTCACGGCGAGTCACTCGTCGTGCCGCGCATCGGCGACATCTTCACCGCACTGCCCGGCATCACCGGCAAGATCGAGCTCGAGTACGAAGGCGAACTCAAGGGCAGCGAACAGGTGATGCGCGAGATCATCCGCCAGTCGATCACCAGCGTCTACGACAGCTACTTCACCGACATGAACACACAGCAGATCGAGCAGTGGTTCAACCTCGGCGGACAGATCGAGCTGAACGAAAAGCAGTCCTCCGAAGCGATCCACAAATCGTTGCAACAGATTCAGGGCCTCTTCGAGCGCCTTGGCCCGCT
Above is a genomic segment from Granulicella cerasi containing:
- a CDS encoding mechanosensitive ion channel family protein, with product MLGIHFQHRWFLVLFVFCAAIVLANVVHYVLFRLLRRKEAQSVGLGLGIQTHLGRPARVIFLLSCVSITLPLLPAMPDKIEASIHHGLLMATVVSVGWFAVGCVYVLERLFLRKFDLNAQNNVRARRMHTQFQVFRRTAIGLVIVLTAGALLWTFKNPRIWQYGSGLLASAGVASLLLATAAKSTASNFLAGMQIAMTEPIRLDDVVIVQGEWGRIEEITTTYVVVKIWDLRRLIVPLSYFIENTFQNWTRESSDIMGTAFLYVDYTVSVDALREELERVVRASPLWDGKVLGLQVTNLSERTMELRCLMSSTDSSKNFDLRCDVREKMIAFVRERFPEAFPTMRVRSDAEKAADAAALSN
- a CDS encoding sigma 54-interacting transcriptional regulator, with the translated sequence MSQTALPTTLGQLKADPRFTPERVNRSVKDEIRDNLIVRLRETATGGPKAGESLFPGIVGYDDTVIPHVVNALLSRHNFILLGLRGQAKTRILRGVTTLLDPQVPYVAGSELRDNPYTPLSKFSRDLITSLGDDTPIAWLTPEDRYVEKLATPDVTVADLIGDVDPIKAARSGHELGSELTMHYGLLPRANRGIFAINEVPDLAGKIQVALFNIMQEGDVQIKGYPVRLQLDVAIMFSANPEDYTARGKIVTPLKDRIGSEIRTHYPESLEEAISITEQEAWTARTYAPGEESISNIEIPFYIRQVVEGIAFAAREDKKVDKRSGVSQRLPISVMELVVSNAERRALIHGESLVVPRIGDIFTALPGITGKIELEYEGELKGSEQVMREIIRQSITSVYDSYFTDMNTQQIEQWFNLGGQIELNEKQSSEAIHKSLQQIQGLFERLGPLKLKQRASSEQLVSAAEFLLEGLTAHKKISRSEARTFTAGEKKRRNESAADFGERQREKEKENSFNRTRRGFN